Part of the Nicotiana sylvestris chromosome 2, ASM39365v2, whole genome shotgun sequence genome, atagtATGGCTAAGCAGCTTGATACCTCGATAattattgcaattttggatattACCCTTGTTCTTGTATACAGGAACTATCAttctccacctccactcttcgagCATCTTCTTCGTTctaaaaatgatattaaataacCTAGTGAGCCACTCCAAGCCTGCCTTGCCCGTGCTCTTCCAAAACTCCACCGGATTTCATTCGGCCCGATCGCTTTGCCCCTCTTATTTTACGCATAGCCCTCTCAACTTCATCAGTTCTAATCCGTCTACAATACCCAAAGTCACAACGACTCTCGAAGAGTTCCAAATCACCCAGTACAATGCTTCTGATAGTTATTAGCATAAATGAACCTCGAATATTCCATAGCTAAAAATAAAGGGAAATTGTTAAATCTTAGTTTTTCCGAGGAGATTTTGTGAATTACTAAgaaaagaacaactaaaattgtAAAAGGTAAGTCATTTAATATTGAATGAATAAATTTATTATATATTGATAAAATAATCATTAAATCTCTCATTCAGATTTGGTTTATCTAGATTGCAATATTGGATAGATGGGcgctctctctatatatatagcaGTAAATGATACACCATACTGTAAAATTAAATTGTTAGTACTAAAATTATTCTTGGCTAATATATATCATCATTGTGCTTCTTCAAATGATGATATTAGCTTTCTTATTTGGTATTGTAACTTTTATCTTAATCTTTCACCAATTCTTCTTTGTTAAACATGAGCCTAAAGGCTTACCTAGTGGGAGCATGGGCTTGCCCTTTGTGGGAGAAACATTTGGCTTCTTTACACCTCATAAATCATTCTCCATTGGCAACTTCTTACAAGAACATCGCTCTAGGTActaattcatttttatttttatgcatAATTTTATGCTCtcataggtgtcattggaacctaaaaatagccactaattgaaataataactcatatttatggcaaagcacaaaggttgacacgatataaacgattctttgattacgacgtgactcttatactacgacttgaactcatatttggtatgattttatcgttcaaaaaatatttctattttgaaattttaatttctaaagctttatatatatatatatatatatatatatatatataatgattatctttataatgatgcaagtgaatatattatccttaatttaaaattcactttaatcgactatctaaaaatttaaatgattctttggacggatttatttcagtatgactccactttaagtttatcgatatctctagccccagaatttgaagttttaataccctatatatacaaaaaatttattttttgaatcattaaatgttaaattagttgattattataaAACATTGCATATACCGTCTTAAAgttgtcaagtagtttatttttcgacaccatacttggcttaagatcaatgcaaactactcaaattgcattccgattcaaattcgaatatcatatcagtttgttagtaatagtgattttttaaaaatgacacataatgtaaattaaaaaaaatatttgaagatatttttgtcttataatctatgtatttgagttgaaaaaaaatatttgaaatcgatgagattaactttcaaattttttatactcaacaaagatgaaacataagaagaaatttgttgtcatcttttatttctcggTTAGATcattataatatttttttcaatatttattttcttttatcttattttttatgtcattatttcttttgttacaaaaaaataatttatttcactataaaaggatgagttttaataaaaattgtctacatatgaactttaattatatttttagtcttttgttgaaattatttcatatttttcttttgactTTTTCTAATCAACTTAAATAGGTGCTAacccgaccacttaaattaaaaaattgaatgatgtataatttatatataattcatataAGATgtgtgtataatcgtgtgttgtcggtatatcatctatttatattaactataaaaagtaaataataaatatggccggatattatgtaaatGTTCCATAAGATTTTagttttttgagtttatccacgatgtaacttctattataataattttaaaactttctactaatgttcaaaaatatcttatctttttattatctttgaattaaaaaaagtaaagagttttttcgaaataatttgtttatattttaaaaaaaaattattccacTTCATACCATTTTGTGATGGTATGAAGTGACTCTTTAAAAAGCAAATTGACTCTttaaacaaatattcttcaataagaaaaaagaaacaattttttttaatattgactgattttgtgatgtttctttctccggcatgtatgtttactttattatatatgtaagtaaacttttatttgattttgtaaactcttttttgttatttagataaacatagacgtgtaccctatatattacatttattttaaaagaatttcgttttattcaaatctagctacagtgtttcaaagaactatacttataggattttaaatatgaaagagttttatagttatatggagtagttttttttttgctagaggcgaagtagtatttaaataattataaaaaatattaaaagttcctaacatgattgcatatgatcattaaccgaattaagtatgataacatgataaaaaaaaagataaattttatttttaatttaaattcgaattttagaactttatctataaattcaaaattatcttttaatttaaattccgtatatatatatataaaactaaaatagtcaaatatagaataaagttaccatatactatggACATTTATTagtttgccacttggcttaaccataatgtcaattatatatggtaactttcttgctttaatatatatatagatatttggatttgggttgtaTTTGACatggtattatcacttttagcccgcaccagaaattatttatatttggtaagtgaaaaagtgtataaaatttgtataatttttgtatataacatacaaaatatttatatacaaaaaaaaatacaaattgtaTAAATCTTTTGGCTATTATTTTTATAGCGGCTATACAGTTTCATTGTTCCTATTTTGACCCAATAATTTGAGAATCAATTATGGGCTCAACCGGATCAAGTCTAAAAACATCCAATCCATTAAAACTTGAACAAGTTGAGCGagttacaaaaaaatatattaattttaTCACCTCTAATTGTGCTCaagatatgtttttttttttttttttggcttattTCAGATATGGAAAAGTATTCAAATCCAATCTTTTTGGCTCTCCAACCATTGTTTCATGTGATTTAGAGTTCAACACATTTGTCCTTCTGAATGAAGGCAGGTTGTTCCAAAGCAGCTACCCTAAATCTGTTAGAGACATTCTTGGCAAACACTCTTTGATTCTTGCCACTGGTGATCTTCACAAAAAATTCCGAAGTATTGAAGTTGGCCTCATCAATAAATTCAAGTGCAAACCCGATTTTGTCGATCGTGTTGATAAGTTATGTAGCTCGTTAATGGAATCATGGAGAGGAAATCAAGTGGTTCTCTTCTCAAAAGAAGCTAAACAGGTTCAGGAAGAAAATAATATCGTACTACGTACCTTTGGTCAATATTATTTGATATTAATTTACTTGTTAATTTTCGATAACGATAAATATTTTTGAACAAATTTAGTTTGTATTTGCAGTTTAGCTTTAATTTGATGTTGATGAATGTACTGGACATGGAACCTGGAGAGCCACTAGCTTTGCAATTATTAGAAGATTTCTTGACTTTCATGAAAGGATTTGTGTCCATTCCAATAAACTTTCCTTGGACATCCTATGCCAAGGCTCTTAAGGTGCTCTTACTGTTTTTTATGTTTTGGTGTGTTTGAtattctacccttcggggtaggggtaaggtctgcgtacatattacctccccagaccccacttgtaggataatactgggtcgttgttgttgttgttgttggtgtgtTTGATATgacaaaaattattatttgaaaaatatctttcggaaaataagttattttcttgtgtttaaaaaaaaaattaccaaaagtgaaaaaataaCTTTCCTCACTTTTGGGCGAAAATTATTTTCTTCACAATTATTTCAATTCTTAACTTTATGTCTCTGCTTTAACTAACAATTGGccatttttgtaaatttttaacATTCAAATTTTGTACAATGAAATGTTTCTTGTAGTTAGTAGTTAGAACTGAGGCCAGGGAAATGAAAAGCTAAAATCTGGGGCTTATGTCCAGATTAAGCTTGATTGTTTGTAAATATTTCTGAGAAATGAAAGttctttaattaccaaaaaaaaaaatcaaatattttatCAAAAAATACTATCAAGCTtgctaattttattattaatctttaaaaaatattttcactcTCCAACAAATAAACACCAAAAAGTTATGtcaaattttttgaaaaataacttcAGTCTTACCAAACACTCCGGATTTAACAATTGATTCATTCTCTCCGCTTTGAATAAATTCTCATTAAAAATGTTGCtttttgagtcgagggtctcctggaaacagcctctctacccttcggggtaggggtaaggtctgcgtacatattaccctccccaaaccccacgtgtgggattatactgggttgttgttgttgttgttgttgtattcattCTCTCCGCGCAGGCTCGTACGAGGATCTCGTCCACCTTGAAGCAAGTAGTGAAAgatagaaaaaagagaaaagatttgAGGATTAATGAGCTAGCCAAAGAAGACATTTTTAATGAGAATTTATTCAAAGAACACTTAACTGATGTGGAGAAAGTAAGCATTTTACAAGACATTCTGTTGGCTGGTTATGAAACAACCTCAGGACTTCTGTCCCTACTCGTCTATTTTCTTGCCCAATCACCAAAAGCTCTCCATTACTTGAAGGTATAGGAAAGCACAACTCATTTTAACTTGATCTTCAAACACATTACTCGTAGGGCGGCTTTATAAAATTGATGGCCTAAAGTCAATTTGTAAAGGAAAACCTTATTTGAATTAATACTCCCCCATTTCTTCGTTTTAAGTCCATTTAAAATAACAAGACCCCTTTATAATTTTTAAGATAATATAACTACCAATATTAACATATATGCATCATATGATCAGGATGAACATCGAGCATTAAGGAGAAAGAAAGAGGAAGGGGAACCCATAAACTGGGAAGATTATAAGCAAATGAAATTCACCAGTATGGTAAATATTCGTAAATCTAGTCTTTCAATTAAAACTAATCAATTGCTTATATATTGATATGAACGATTGTCTCTTGGACTTTTATAGTACGCACTTACATTAAGAGCTaagaaataaaaaatttaatttgagggatttttagaCTATAAATATAGTTtaagatatgatgatgatgatagtaagttatttattatttgtatGAGGTTTCTAATTACATATTTATCAAGATTATTGATCTGCAATTATTTTATACAAGATTAATGCACCTAAAATCTTATTATAATTTAGGTCATTAATGAGACTCTACGTTGTGGCAACTTGGTGAAGTTTGTTCACAGGGAAGCTATCAAGGATGTAGAATTCAAAGGTTTGTTAACAAAAAGTCATAAGATTTCTTATTGCTTCCAACACTCAGTTTTCTACTTTAATTTAAATCATTCACATTATTCATATATACATATAATCATTTCAAAATTAAATTTGATGATTATATCCACTATATACATAGTCATCTAAATGTTCGTTTCTTTATCAATGTGATGGAAGTGCAGGATATCATATACCAGCAGGATGGAAAGTTCTTCCTATCTTGTCCGCTGTACATCTTGATCCATCCCTACATCAAAATCCATCAGAATTCAATCCTTGGAGATGGGCtgtaagtaatttttttttttacttttcgagtAATACTTTTTTACAGACGATACATTAAAATCCCTTTTTCAGGATCCAACCACAAGCAAGAAGGTGATCCCATTTGGTGGTGGATTGCGGCTATGTCCAGGATGGGAACTTGCTAAATTGGAAGCAGCTTTATTCCTACACCATCTTGTCATTAATTATAGGTATTATAATCAGAGATGGCAAAATGACTCAatttgttcaaatatatatatgtagTTACAATGTTAATTTAAATTTTGATATGTTCTTATCTTAAGTTCTATTTTATCTAATAAAATATTTATCAATTGTGTAGGTGGACAGCGAAAGAAGATGATCATCCAATGTTGTATCCATATTTGGAATTCCCGAAAGGATTGCTAGTGACTTTGGAAGCAGAAACAAGTAAATTTTGAGGATATTATTTCTTTAAGGTGATGGACAACAAGGACAAAGTGATAGAATGAGATTAATAGAAGTAATTGTTTGAcaaattttaaataacaaaaagaTGCTGCAGATTTACCAAGGTTGAGCTTATTATGGCAATTATTTTTACGACTATGTAAAATTCTGCTTCTACATATACTTTTTCGTCGTCATTTTGGTAGACACTTCATTTACcatcaaaataaatattattcGTCAATTGTCGTGAAAATAatacgggctagccagttttcgaactAGTAATTGAAGAATAGCCAAcgtttgtaaagtcattgaaaaataaccactattttgctgcaacacgggaaattccaacataatatactggagattggtgcacatgtttatgaacttccagtatattatgctggaactccagcacatggaaagttccagcataatatactggagattggagcacttgTGTACGAACTTCCAATATATTAAGTATGTTGAAACTCtattatattatgctggaagttcatatgtaaaaaattcaAACCCTAATATATTATGCTAAATATTTTCTGAATTTTGAACactgttttcgttcagatttatttttacatgaaaagtgactaaatttcaatAACTTTTGAAATTATGACtatttttaattaccacttgtaaatctgactatttttttaatttcacgTCAATTGTAGTGGTAACCTTTGGGTCCCAAAGCCCAAATGCactggggcatttgcatctatacccgctttttgtgtcacattttaacttgtgcccgctttgcaaaaaattgcaagtgtacccgctttttcgcataacttcagcacacggggctgaagtagcaaagacaatcacgcaaaacttcagcattctagtagctgggcctgaagttcagctctagagctgaagtttttgtgtcgtaaccgggaaacttcagctctagagctaaagtttttgtgttgtaactggaaacttcagctctagagctgaagtttgtcTTTGTAACTTCCATAACTATGCGATAGCATGTATATGTATGTCGGTTCTTTTTTCATAAAAGGTTTTCACTTGCTTTTAGGAGTACAAAAGTATTTCAAGGATGAGGTTGGCTTACTTTACTTCATCTGTTTCCAGCCCAAGTTACTTCACAGTTCTTGTTTCGTGCCATCCCATGGTCACGAGAAGAATCATATAGTGGAACAATGACAAGATTCTTCACAAATTTCTATGCATCAAGTTATTTATTTCATCAAATTATAGAAACTGGTGGCTATGTTGTATGGATTTGCTTGGCTGGTACAAAACTTAATAGCTTATGTCGTTGAAGTCATCCTCCATGCCAACGAGAGTAATATGCTCAGTATATTTGTTTTAGCTTTCATTAATCAAAGAGAGCAATGTTGAAGTCATcgttgtagaagaagaaaaaagaaaatgaaggaggagaaggggggagaaagggagctgaaattgtttaaaaagtggatacaaattaaaagttttttaaaaaaataggtataggttaaataggggcgaccaaatagggcggcCCTGCAATTTTTACAAATGCACGTGCAGCATGCCCACTTCAATGATAACCAAAATTGTCCCTGGTCATCATTTTCTACGAGTACTCAACAATAACCTTTAACACTAAAAAatggaaataaataaataaatgacgTGTAACACTAAGAAGAAAGAACAACGTCtattaaaaaaaattcagttCAAGAAGATTGGTGGATTGCGAAAGAAATTGAGCATTCAATTTGAAAACTTTTATGGGCAAAGAATGGAATAGTTCAATAGAACGTTATAAATTTCTTCGAAAATTATTATACAATTGATGAGGAACAAATGTAATATGTACAGGTTgcaaaaatattaactaaatttTTTCATCTTTAATAACTATATATGCCAACAATCTTGGTCGGATTTTCAGTCGCACCTGACATCCAATGTATGTTTAGaaagtaaaaaaggaaaaagaaagagcaaGGAAGCTGCTAATCAAAACCATATAACACTTTGTGTTCCTTGTATATATGTACTGATATTGAATTAGGCAATTGTCCAATAAAGTTGCTCCTCACATGGCTGCACTTTAGGGGAcatatttctttatttttatgtgacatagttgtattgggaaaaaactgaatctaaatattgaagatgacgtgtcatgacacatggactggtcaaaaggtcaaaacgcaataaatagccaagaggcacgggagaCAACAGATATGAGGAGAAGAAAataacataggtgtggaccgttactaaaataggtacgagtctcgtacctattcgagtcatttaaagaccgaagatcggaaggagttgaagatacgaatctgatgacgtaaaagagtctaaatacaacattaaatatcaaatacgttagagaatttgaattaaaaagaaatgattgtgtaacgtttcttttaatgtcatttattgctcataattgcctcattaagacaaaggcattacatcttctcctaagaatcaactataaaagaagaaggactcaacatctgtaagaccaagaaatattattgagattacactgaaatacaaaattacttattactttattattctcaaaagtcttttattattttcgcctccaaattatcagtaacccgaatttctctatATTTctaagctttgaccaaagactcagatttttggttaaacaaattggttccgttaccgggaatctgataatcttctcttttaagctacattccagccgttgttatcatcatgtcaaacaacaataacagtgaaaacaccttgggaaaccatgaaaatcaaatccatcaaaatcaaggagatttacagaacattgacgtggttccctcccctcaaaattcaccacgtcaatctcgtgaaggcactcctgctcctgaatctcgtgttgatcaacaagagcaatctgaacattttgaaggggtggatgaagctttacaaaaagtAATTTATGCACGGGTTaacaaagctcttcaggctctagttagtcgattacctattgcaccacccacacctacacctaataataatacattggagaatcctcgttttggccttgttaattctggaaatggaggaactcccagtgaaccacaggaaggagaACCAGGTAATTCGAATAATTttcatttgcaaaatttagtattaactttgcagaaacagcttaaggaacaaaatgagcgcatcgagcaaatccctggagttcccccTGTAATTAAAGGAGTGGATGTggataaatactcacaacaaccttggaaaccAAGTGATGCTCCCTTCCAATccctaaaaagttcaaaatgcctgacatctcgAAATATGATGGCACAACAGTCCCACGTGATCAcgtaactgcatttacaacaggcgtgaaaggcaatgacttgaccaaacaagaaattgaatcagtactggtcaagaaatttggagaaacactcaccaagggtgcattaacctggtattctttTTTACCCGAagattctattaattcttttgctgagcttgcagattcttttattaaagcacactcggaagctcaaaaggttgagaaaagaatggaggatattttcaaaatcaagcaaggggactccgAGTTGCTCAGggattttgttgatagattccaacgtgaaagaatgactttacctcgtgtacctgataactgggctgcaatagcttttgcgagcaacttaaatgacaaaagctcaaaagccacgagaagacttaaagaaagccttcgagagtttcctgcaaccacgtggaatgacgtttgtaacaggtatagtacgaagttTCGAATTGAGGAAGATATCGTACCTCAGTTTTGTCAGGAACATAGGAGCAATTCCAggagatcagaaaccgaaaaaagatcaggtaaaaataggtacgatccatatatgggacctgcagtgaaagactcacggtcaaagcaGCATAGTCaacgatatgatcaaaaatcgaggaacagggaatctggttcttcatcaaggttcagaaatgaccgaaacagacaagagtcacgagataATGACAGTAGTTTAAAGGCAAGgttcggtggatataattttaatgtcactacctccgagctcgtagctgttttgaggaGCATGagagataaggtacgatggccaaaagagatgcggtcaaatccaaataggcgCATTCCAaaccattggtgcgaattccacaatgatcacgggcacaaaacttcagaatgtagattcttacaaagtgaagtggatcatctattgaaacaagggtatctcactgaattatttagtgagaaaggtaagcaagcctatatgaaaaataagCAGGAGCCACCAAAGCccccttcacccaagagaaccatgaatgttataagtgggggtgaagataTTCACGGTGTAACTTATACggcttccaacaaggtttctaaagtaacgaTAACACACGAGAAACAGATACTGCAGGTTTTAGAAAACGAAAGTATTTctttcgatgatgcagataccgaaggagtaatGACCCCacataacgacgcactggtaatatctttacttgtatatgatactaatgtaaaacgagttttgattgatccaggaagttccgTGAATATTGCACtattaagggtattacgtgaaatgcaagctgaagacaaaatgatacctaaGGCGCATACCCTATCCGAGTTCGACAATttaagtgtggtaacaaaaggagaggtaattctaacaacttttgctgcaggtgttgttaaagaaactaaatttcaggtagtagatatggaaatggcttacaatatgatcatggggagaccttggatccatgatatggatgATGTCCCATCAattctacatcaagttattaaatttccatcaccgtggggaatttgccaaattcgtggggatcagcagacagCCAGAAGCATCAACGCTGTAATAGATTCgagcaccgtaaataaagaaaaatagcaattacaggaaacagttgaaggtatcaAGGATCAAACCTCAACCGAACAATAAAAgacagatttagactcgagacctaatacaattcaggaacctgaagagaatgaagatatcaaaacaacaattgaagagatcgaggctgtgatattatttgagcaatgacctgaacggaaggtttatattggagccaatttaagctcagacatgcgaggtatgttaattgaatttttaaaagctaacgtggattgtttttcttggtcccatgctgatatgac contains:
- the LOC104243183 gene encoding cytochrome P450 724B1-like; the protein is MGLPFVGETFGFFTPHKSFSIGNFLQEHRSRYGKVFKSNLFGSPTIVSCDLEFNTFVLLNEGRLFQSSYPKSVRDILGKHSLILATGDLHKKFRSIEVGLINKFKCKPDFVDRVDKLCSSLMESWRGNQVVLFSKEAKQFSFNLMLMNVLDMEPGEPLALQLLEDFLTFMKGFVSIPINFPWTSYAKALKARTRISSTLKQVVKDRKKRKDLRINELAKEDIFNENLFKEHLTDVEKVSILQDILLAGYETTSGLLSLLVYFLAQSPKALHYLKDEHRALRRKKEEGEPINWEDYKQMKFTSMVINETLRCGNLVKFVHREAIKDVEFKGYHIPAGWKVLPILSAVHLDPSLHQNPSEFNPWRWADPTTSKKVIPFGGGLRLCPGWELAKLEAALFLHHLVINYRWTAKEDDHPMLYPYLEFPKGLLVTLEAETSKF